A stretch of Salvelinus alpinus chromosome 4, SLU_Salpinus.1, whole genome shotgun sequence DNA encodes these proteins:
- the rpl18 gene encoding large ribosomal subunit protein eL18 — MGVDIRHNKDRKVHRKEPKSQDIYLRLLVKLYRFLARRSTAPFNKVVLRRLFMSRTHRPPISVSRMIRKMKLPGRENRTAVVVGTVTDDVRIQDIPKLKVCALKVTDGARRRILKAGGQVMTFDQLALAAPKGQGTVLLSGPRKGREVYRHFGKACGTPHSHTKPYIRSKGRKFERARGRRSSRGYKA, encoded by the exons ATG GGAGTCGACATCCGACACAACAAGGACCGTAAGGTGCACCGAAAGGAGCCCAAGAGTCAGGATATCTACCTGAGGCTCCTGGTCAAG CTGTACAGATTCCTGGCCCGTCGCTCCACTGCTCCCTTCAACAAGGTGGTCCTCAGGAGGCTCTTCATGAGCAGGACCCACAGGCCTCCGATATCAGTGTCCCGCATG ATCCGTAAAATGAAACTGCCTGGTCGTGAGAACAGAACCGCAGTTGTCGTGGGAACCGTCACTGATGATGTCAGAATTCAGGATATCCCCAAGCTCAAG GTGTGCGCTCTGAAGGTGACTGACGGCGCTCGCCGCAGGATCCTGAAGGCCGGGGGTCAGGTCATGACCTTTGACCAGCTGGCTCTGGCTGCCCCCAAAGGACAGGGCACAGTGCTGCTGTCAG GACCCCGTAAGGGCAGAGAGGTATACAGGCATTTTGGAAAAGCCTGTGGAACCCCCCACAGCCACACCAA GCCCTACATTCGCTCCAAGGGCAGGAAGTTTGAGCGTGCTCGTGGGCGCAGATCCAGCCGTGGATACAAGGCCTAA